In Humulus lupulus chromosome 6, drHumLupu1.1, whole genome shotgun sequence, a single genomic region encodes these proteins:
- the LOC133785350 gene encoding DUF21 domain-containing protein At4g14240-like — MTNHTHDVLLRAREANSHGFDFKDDLVDTHDPGGFPKDSRSQQSAPKMVHDISMVGCGDDLLQQAAMTKASLHANPTPLVDPLAAEWSMLALPIYLDKMFNQYVAIILSVTFSLFFGEVIPQAICTRCGLAVGSNFVWLVRILMIIYYPISYPIGKILDWVLGHNEALFRRAQLKVLVSIHSQEAGKGGELTHDETTIISGALDLTEKTAEEAMTPIESTFSLDVNSKLDWEAMGKVLARGHSRVPVYSGNPKNVIGLLLVKSLLTVRPETETPVSAVSIRRIPRFA; from the exons ATGACAAATCACACCCATGATGTATTACTCAGAGCAAGAGAAGCCAATAGTCATGGGTTCGACTTTAAGGACGACCTAGTCGATACTCATGACCCTGGTGGCTTTCCTAAAGACTCTCGATCCCAACAGTCAGCTCCGAAAATGGTGCATGACATCAGCATGGTTGGCTGTGGGGATGATCTTCTCCAACAGGCAGCAATGACAAAAGCTTCACTACACGCCAACCCAACTCCACTCGTCGATCCCTTGGCAGCAGAATGGTCGATGTTG GCACTTCCAATTTACTTGGATAAAATGTTCAATCAGTATGTGGCTATAATTCTCTCTGTGactttttctctattttttggagag GTTATCCCACAAGCTATATGCACTAGATGTGGACTTGCAGTAGGTTCCAACTTTGTTTGGCTTGTTCGAATTTTGATGATAATTTACTACCCAATTTCATACCCAATTGGAAAG ATTTTGGATTGGGTATTAGGACATAATGAAGCTTTATTTAGGCGAGCTCAGTTAAAAGTCCTTGTCTCCATCCACAGCCAAGAG GCCGGCAAGGGTGGTGAGCTTACACATGACGAGACAACAATTATAAGTGGGGCACTAGATTTAACTGAGAAG aCAGCTGAGGAGGCTATGACACCCATTGAATCAACGTTTTCCTTAGATGTCAATTCAAAGTTGGACTG GGAGGCTATGGGAAAAGTTCTTGCTCGGGGGCATAGTCGAGTTCCTGTCTATTCTGGGAATCCGAAGAACGTTATTGGACTGCTTCTG GTGAAAAGTCTTCTTACTGTACGACCTGAAACAGAGACTCCAGTCAGTGCCGTTTCCATCCGGAGAATACCACGGTTTGCTTAA